The Methanobrevibacter wolinii SH sequence TTGTAGTTCTTGTTAGTATTATAATCCCATTATATGCTTTTAAAGGTCATTGGAAAGAAATATTTAAAAAACCAGAAATTAATGACATATGGGTTATTCTATTTTGTTTAATTTGTGATGGAATATTAACTTTAACTCTATCAAGCTTACTTGGTGATATAGGAATCAGTGGTTATGATAATTCATGGCTAAATTATAATATATTTGATTTAATCTTTGTATTCATACAATTATTATGGGAAGAAATATTAAGATTTATTCCTTTTATATCATTATTATATTTAAGTTATAAATATACAGCTAATAGAAATTTAAGTATAATTATTGGAACAATCTTTTGTTTAATTGTTTTTGGATTAATGCACACTAGCACATATGGTGATGCATTTTACTCATTAATTACTATAGGTTTTGGTTCATTATTTTTAGCTTATTCCTATTTAAGAACAAAAAATTTACTTGTTGCATATATCCTACATTTACTTATTGATTTTTCAATATTTGCATTAGA is a genomic window containing:
- a CDS encoding CPBP family intramembrane glutamic endopeptidase produces the protein MFYEKIKNIGLERKNTEFPFFMDNPKISKNKWILLIIGSIILLLCSTSFGESDLSTIIVVLVSIIIPLYAFKGHWKEIFKKPEINDIWVILFCLICDGILTLTLSSLLGDIGISGYDNSWLNYNIFDLIFVFIQLLWEEILRFIPFISLLYLSYKYTANRNLSIIIGTIFCLIVFGLMHTSTYGDAFYSLITIGFGSLFLAYSYLRTKNLLVAYILHLLIDFSIFALEIIGI